The genomic segment GGCTTCTGCGCTTATCGCGGTCGAAATGCGCCAATTCCGTCATTCTCCCAGATCAAGTTTCTGGCGGCATCGTCAACCACGATATCCACATGCCCGTCGCCATTGCAATCGCACATGCGGATCCAGTCAAACCACTCGGCCTCAGCATCTTCGTAGCTGGAAATTAACTGTGCGGTCTTGTCCTCAAAGCGGCGCGCGCCGACTTGCTCAACCAATTGCACATAGTACCCTTCATAGACAGCGGCACTCTCGTCACCGGTCCGGTTAATGACAATGTCTTTGTCGCCATCTTTATCCGTGTCGCTTACGTCAATATCAACGACAATGCCGCGGCCAGAGACACTTGGAAGAATCGTCGCTCTATTTGTGCTGAATACACCGGTGTTGTCACCCCACAGGATCTGAGTTGGGAGATTACCTCCGTGGGGATCATACTCATGACCCGCGGCCAACAAGTCCAGAAAATCGTCACCATCGACATCAACCAACTCAGCCGTATATAGCTGCTCACGGATGATGCCTTCAATCCGGTCCGTATCCTGTGTAAATGAGCCGCTGCCATCATTGATAAGAAAAAAAGGTGTGCCGAACGGCGAGTTGGTAATAAATACATCAATATCCCCATCGGCATCAATGTCGGCTGATGCGCCGCCGTGATGGAACCCAATAAAGGTGTCCAACCCACTGCCAACGTATCCGTTTGGCGATGAAAGAATTACGTATGGTGCCTCTCCGGGGTATGGTGGCTTGTCATAGCCATGGCCCAATACGAAAACGTCCATTCGATTATCTCCGTTGAAATCCCCCGGGAGGGCCTTTCTCGGTGCTAACCGGCGCGGTGGATTCCCATCAAAGAAATTAGTGTCGAGAGAGAAACACCCTGCCCCATCGTTAAGGTACAACTCCGCGGAAAATGTATTGTGCTGCCACCCATCACCCGGTGCATAAAAGACATCAATGTGACCATCCTGGTTAAAATCGGCATACACCACGGCAGTAACATACCCGCGTTGGCCTTCGGGCCTTATTGCCTCGCGATCAATGTACAGATAATTGGCCTGTAAAGTGTGAGAGCTACCCGCATCTACTGAGAGATTCTGCGGAAGAATTGGAATACATACCAATACCGGTTGGTCGTCAAATTGTACATCAACACCTCTACTCTGAAGAGCAGGTATATGCGTGTTGAGCGATTCGGGACTTAAGGGATTTTTCCTCACCTCAACCTCGTCGCCACTGCCAAATCCCGTATTTGCCACTAATGGCGAAAAGTCCGAGATTCGGTTCTCGCTGAGATTCAGGTGTGTCAGATTGGTCAATTTAGCCAGTACAGAGAGATCTGATATACAGTTGTCGTTAAGTGCCAATTGTGTCAGATTGGTCAATTTAGCCAGCACAGAGATGTCTGTGATGTTGGCGCCGCTAATATCCAGACCACTCAAATTGATCAGGTTAGACAGTGCAGATATATCTGTTATTGCGTTGTCGGCAAGGAACAGCCATTCCAAATTAGTCAAGTTAGATAGCACAGAGATGTCTGAGACAGTGTTGTGATTAAGATTCAGGTGTATCAGATTTGTCAGGTTGGATAGTGCAGATATATCTGTTATTGTGTTTCCAAAAAGAACCAGATCTGTCAGATTGGTCAGATCACACAACGCGGAAAGATCGGTTATGGGGTTGCCGGTAAGCCACAGGACTGTCAGATTGGTAGCAAACTGTAGCCCGGTCAAATCGCTGATGTTCGCATCCTGGACTTCAAGGCTCGTCAGGGTTGCCATCTCTGCCCGTGTGATGGCCTCATCGCGCCCTTTGCCCAGACTGTCTGCAATCACAGCACGCAGGTTGGCATCGGGTATATTCACATCATTTTCATCATCACCTTCAGGAGATACTTTGCCGAAATCGTTGACGAAGATCAGAAAGTCTGAAATGTCAACTGTGCCATTGCCATCCAGATCGAATCGGTCTTCATATATCTCATCACCTTGCTTTGCGCCAAATTTGCCGACAAAGAGCAAAAAGTCTGAAATGTCCACAACGCCGTTTTGGTCAAAGTCGGGGAGAGGTCTGGATTGTGATGTGTGCGCCAAAGGCAGCCCTGCCCATAGACTACTTGCAATGACCACAAACACGATACAAAAACGTTTCATACTGCCCCTTGAGAAAATATTTTTAGTTGCTCCTGGTATATTCACATCGTTCTCATCCCACCCTCAAAAGCTCACTTCAACCCCTCTGCGCTGAAGGGCTGGAATATGTGTGTTGATTGATGTAGCACTCAACGGGTTGCCATTCATAATAACTCTATCTCCACTGCCCAATCCCGTGTTTGCGACCAGAGGTGCGAGGTCCGAGACTGAGTTGCCTGCGAGATCGAGAATCTTCAGACTGGTCAAGCCTGACAGTGCCGACACATCACTGACTCTATTGCGGAAAAGCCATAGCTCTTCCAGACTGGTCAAACCCGATAATGGTGTGATATTCGAGATGTCGTTGAACTGAAGCACCAGACGTGTCAGATTGGTCAAGCCTGACAGTGCTGATACATTTCTGATGCTATTCCCGTTAAGACCCAATCTTTCCAAATTGGTCAAGCCTGACAGTGCTGATACATCACTGATGTTATTTGCGTTGAGATACAGAACAGAAAGGCGGGACATGCCTGATAATGGTGTGATATTCGAGATGTCGTTGACACGAAGCTCCAGATAAGTCAGGCGGGTCAAACCTGAGAGTGCTGATATATCCGAGATGGTGTTGCCCCAAAGATTCAGAGAAGTCAGGTTGGTCAGGCTTGAGAGAGGCGT from the Gemmatimonadota bacterium genome contains:
- a CDS encoding leucine-rich repeat domain-containing protein; the protein is MKRFCIVFVVIASSLWAGLPLAHTSQSRPLPDFDQNGVVDISDFLLFVGKFGAKQGDEIYEDRFDLDGNGTVDISDFLIFVNDFGKVSPEGDDENDVNIPDANLRAVIADSLGKGRDEAITRAEMATLTSLEVQDANISDLTGLQFATNLTVLWLTGNPITDLSALCDLTNLTDLVLFGNTITDISALSNLTNLIHLNLNHNTVSDISVLSNLTNLEWLFLADNAITDISALSNLINLSGLDISGANITDISVLAKLTNLTQLALNDNCISDLSVLAKLTNLTHLNLSENRISDFSPLVANTGFGSGDEVEVRKNPLSPESLNTHIPALQSRGVDVQFDDQPVLVCIPILPQNLSVDAGSSHTLQANYLYIDREAIRPEGQRGYVTAVVYADFNQDGHIDVFYAPGDGWQHNTFSAELYLNDGAGCFSLDTNFFDGNPPRRLAPRKALPGDFNGDNRMDVFVLGHGYDKPPYPGEAPYVILSSPNGYVGSGLDTFIGFHHGGASADIDADGDIDVFITNSPFGTPFFLINDGSGSFTQDTDRIEGIIREQLYTAELVDVDGDDFLDLLAAGHEYDPHGGNLPTQILWGDNTGVFSTNRATILPSVSGRGIVVDIDVSDTDKDGDKDIVINRTGDESAAVYEGYYVQLVEQVGARRFEDKTAQLISSYEDAEAEWFDWIRMCDCNGDGHVDIVVDDAARNLIWENDGIGAFRPR